In the genome of Perca fluviatilis chromosome 4, GENO_Pfluv_1.0, whole genome shotgun sequence, one region contains:
- the LOC120556788 gene encoding histone H3, which translates to MARTKQTARKSTGGKAPRKQLATKAARKSAPATGGVKKPHRYRPGTVALREIRRYQKSTELLIRKLPFQRLVREIAQDFKTDLRFQSSAVMALQEASEAYLVGLFEDTNLCAIHAKRVTIMPKDIQLARRIRGERA; encoded by the coding sequence ATGGCAAGAACCAAGCAGACCGCCCGTAAATCTACCGGAGGCAAAGCCCCCAGGAAGCAGCTGGCCACCAAGGCTGCCCGTAAGAGCGCCCCGGCCACCGGCGGCGTGAAGAAGCCTCACCGTTACAGGCCCGGTACCGTGGCTCTGAGAGAGATCCGTCGCTACCAGAAATCCACGGAGCTGCTGATCCGCAAGCTGCCCTTCCAGCGCCTGGTCCGAGAAATCGCTCAGGACTTCAAGACCGACCTGCGCTTCCAGAGCTCCGCCGTCATGGCTCTGCAGGAGGCCAGCGAGGCTTACCTGGTCGGTCTGTTCGAGGACACCAACCTGTGCGCCATCCACGCCAAGAGGGTCACCATCATGCCCAAAGACATCCAGCTGGCCCGTCGCATCCGCGGGGAGAGGGCTTAA
- the LOC120558095 gene encoding translation initiation factor IF-2, whose protein sequence is MASQSSVPYAINFGKHWARLKFTGDGSAPDRDYVAEQLLFQSSWVSPTDIYSFIALPNRKDFELVFYNEAPLRRFLEVASAKSNDVKWRDWSIESSVAVDVMTIVVKFWTGRVSDHDIELYLKRYCDIIQSVYKPLDKFGIWYGVRKYRIRMHVNTSGQLVDLPNSISLGPYNGRIIYTGQVTKCFICQATDHQVKDCPTMKCWRCGSLGHKASTCQNNSTCSLCGEKGHTFFKCPKSFVNKIKGLSQLGNTAAPPLRSDSQQQPGTQQRQPADQQPEGSQQQPAPQQPGGSLQQPAPQQLGGMQRETTTQQPGGPSQQPAPQQPGGSLQQPAPQQLGGMQRETTTQQPGGPSQQPAAQQPGGKQRETTTQQPGGPSQQPAAKLQLHLTQPTLQTRNPPPEVSLQSGEEKDLSISGIESMSDDSDGDENEENEQSYESASESPSSDFSSTGLTAGQRASSTPAADNADSAPCDSNSGSFSTTPEFPSPEVQHDPSFEEVKKRKKRNRTITYKENKRVDVKPSP, encoded by the exons ATGGCATCTCAAAGCTCAGTCCCCTACGCTATCAATTTTGGCAAGCACTGGGCAAGACTGAAATTCACTGGTGATGGCTCTGCGCCAGACAGAGATTACGTTGCTGAACAGTTATTATTCCAGTCCTCCTGGGTGAGTCCCACAGACATTTACTCATTCATAGCACTGCCCAACAGGAAAGACTTTGAGTTGGTCTTCTACAATGAAGCACCCCTTCGACGCTTCCTTGAAGTTGCCTCCGCCAAGTCAAACGATGTAAAATGGCGTGACTGGAGTATTGAGTCTTCTGTGGCTGTAGATGTCATGACAATCGTCGTAAAGTTCTGGACGGGCAGAGTCTCCGATCATGACATTGAGCTCTATCTAAAACGGTATTGCGACATCATTCAGTCAGTTTATAAGCCTCTCGACAAATTCGGCATATGGTACGGAGTTCGCAAATATAGAATCCGCATGCATGTCAACACCTCTGGTCAACTTGTTGATTTGCCAAATTCTATATCCCTGGGTCCATACAATGGCCGAATTATATACACTGGTCAGGTTACTAAGTGCTTTATTTGTCAAGCAACTGACCATCAAGTGAAAGATTGCCCTACTATGAAGTGCTGGCGATGTGGAAGCCTGGGCCACAAAGCCTCCACCTGCCAAAACAACAGTACATGCTCTCTGTGTGGTGAGAAGGGACATACTTTCTTCAAGTGTCCTAAATCCTTCGTCAATAAAATCAAGGGCCTCTCTCAGCTGGGAAACACCGCCGCTCCTCCCCTCCGCAGTGACTCCCAGCAACAGCCTGGAACACAGCAAAGGCAGCCCGCAGACCAGCAGCCCGAAGGGTCGCAACAACAACCAGCGCCCCAGCAGCCTGGAGGATCGCTCCAACAACCAGCGCCCCAACAGCTTGGAGGAATGCAGCGAGAGACAACTACCCAGCAGCCTGGAGGACCGTCACAACAACCAGCGCCCCAGCAGCCTGGAGGATCGCTCCAACAACCAGCGCCCCAACAGCTTGGAGGAATGCAGCGAGAGACAACTACCCAGCAGCCTGGAGGACCGTCACAACAACCAGCGGCCCAGCAGCCTGGAGGAAAGCAGCGAGAGACAACTACCCAGCAGCCTGGAGGACCGTCACAACAAC CAGCGGCCAAGCTGCAGCTGCATCTCACTCAACCCACCTTGCAGACCAGGAACCCCCCTCCTGAAGTCTCCCTTCAATCAGGTGAGGAAAAAGATTTGAGTATAAGTGGCATAGAAAGCATGAGTGACGATAGTGATGGCGATGAAAATGAGGAAAACGAACAGAGTTATGAAAGTGCCAGTGAGAGTCCTAGTTCAGATTTTAGCTCTACCGGGCTGACAGCCGGTCAGCGGGCCAGCAGCACCCCCGCTGCTGATAACGCTGACTCCGCTCCATGTGACAGTAACTCGGGCTCGTTCTCTACGACACCAGAGTTTCCTTCTCCAGAGGTTCAGCATGACCCTTCATTtgaggaagttaaaaagagaaaaaaaagaaatcgtaCTATAacatataaagaaaataaacgTGTGGATGTTAAACCTTCACCATAG
- the LOC120557506 gene encoding lectin-like has translation MKNFLSINDQLHQDQFLTSNNGQFKAIFQGDGNFVVYDSGNRPVWASGTDGSGAVHVLMQADGNLVVYNQHGQAKWSSGTYINSPCEMCRLELTDGGKLELTRNFQRVWSS, from the exons ATGAAGAACTTCTTGTCTATAAATGATCAGCTCCATCAGGACCAATTTCTGACTTCCAACAACGGGCAGTTTAAGGCTATCTTTCAG GGAGATGGTAACTTTGTCGTCTATGACTCTGGCAACCGGCCTGTGTGGGCCTCAGGCACTGATGGATCAGGTGCTGTCCACGTGCTCATGCAGGCTGACGGCAACCTGGTCGTTTACAACCAGCATGGCCAAGCCAAGTGGAGCTCAGGGACGTACATCAATAGTCCGTGCGAAATGTGCCGTCTTGAGCTGACCGATGGCGGCAAACTGGAGTTGACCAGAAACTTTCAAAGAGTTTGGAGCTCATGA
- the LOC120557505 gene encoding histone H2B 1/2-like, whose amino-acid sequence MPEPSVKAPKKGSKKAVSKAVSKTGKKKRKTRKESYAIYVYKVLKQVHPDTGISSKAMGIMNSFVSDIFERIAGEASRLAHYNKRSTITSREIQTAVRLLLPGELAKHAVSEGTKAVTKYTSSK is encoded by the coding sequence ATGCCGGAACCATCCGTCAAAGCGCCCAAGAAGGGCTCCAAGAAAGCCGTCTCTAAGGCCGTCAGCAAGACCggcaagaagaagagaaagaccAGGAAGGAGAGCTACGCCATCTACGTGTACAAGGTGCTGAAGCAGGTCCACCCCGACACCGGTATCTCCTCCAAGGCCATGGGCATCATGAACTCGTTTGTGAGCGACATCTTTGAGCGCATCGCCGGCGAGGCCTCCCGTCTGGCTCACTACAACAAGCGCTCCACCATCACTTCCAGGGAGATCCAGACCGCCGTGAGGCTGCTGCTGCCCGGGGAGCTGGCCAAGCACGCCGTGTCTGAGGGCACCAAGGCCGTCACCAAGTACACCAGCTCCAAGTAA
- the LOC120557501 gene encoding histone H2B 1/2-like, which translates to MPEPSVKAPKKGSKKAVSKAVSKTGKKKRKTRKESYAIYVYKVLKQVHPDTGISSKAMGIMNSFVSDIFERIAGEASRLAHYNKRSTITSREIQTTQSIY; encoded by the coding sequence ATGCCGGAACCATCCGTCAAAGCGCCCAAGAAGGGCTCCAAGAAAGCCGTCTCTAAGGCCGTCAGCAAGACCggcaagaagaagagaaagaccAGGAAGGAGAGCTACGCCATCTACGTGTACAAGGTGCTGAAGCAGGTCCACCCCGACACCGGCATCTCCTCCAAGGCCATGGGCATCATGAACTCGTTTGTGAGCGACATCTTTGAGCGCATCGCCGGCGAGGCCTCCCGTCTGGCTCACTACAACAAGCGCTCCACCATCACTTCCAGGGAGATCCAGACAACACAGTCTATTTATTAA
- the LOC120557504 gene encoding histone H2A-like has protein sequence MSGRGKTGGKARAKAKTRSSRAGLQFPVGRVHRLLRKGNYAQRVGAGAPVYLAAVLEYLTAEILELAGNAARDNKKTRIIPRHLQLAVRNDEELNKLLGGVTIAQGGVLPNIQAVLLPKKTEKPAKK, from the coding sequence ATGAGTGGCCGAGGCAAAACCGGAGGAAAAGCCAGAGCTAAGGCAAAGACCCGCTCCTCCCGTGCCGGGCTCCAGTTCCCAGTCGGCCGTGTTCACAGGCTGCTCCGCAAAGGGAACTACGCTCAGCGTGTGGGTGCCGGAGCCCCCGTCTACCTGGCGGCTGTGCTGGAGTACCTGACCGCTGAGATCCTGGAGCTGGCTGGAAACGCTGCCCGCGACAACAAGAAGACCCGGATCATCCCCCGTCACCTGCAGCTGGCTGTCCGCAACGACGAGGAGCTCAACAAGCTGCTGGGCGGAGTGACCATCGCTCAGGGCGGCGTGCTGCCCAACATCCAGGCCGTCCTGCTGCCCAAGAAGACCGAGAAGCCCGCCAAGAAGTAA
- the LOC120557502 gene encoding histone H3, translating to MARTKQTARKSTGGKAPRKQLATKAARKSAPATGGVKKPHRYRPGTVALREIRRYQKSTELLIRKLPFQRLVREIAQDFKTDLRFQSSAVMALQEASEAYLVGLFEDTNLCAIHAKRVTIMPKDIQLARRIRGERA from the coding sequence ATGGCAAGAACCAAGCAGACCGCCCGTAAATCTACCGGAGGCAAAGCCCCCAGGAAGCAGCTGGCCACCAAGGCTGCCCGTAAGAGCGCCCCGGCCACCGGCGGCGTGAAGAAGCCTCACCGTTACAGGCCCGGTACCGTGGCTCTGAGAGAGATCCGTCGCTACCAGAAATCCACGGAGCTGCTGATCCGCAAGCTGCCCTTCCAGCGCCTGGTCCGAGAAATCGCTCAGGACTTCAAGACCGACCTGCGTTTCCAGAGCTCCGCCGTCATGGCTCTGCAGGAGGCCAGCGAGGCTTACCTGGTCGGTCTGTTCGAGGACACCAACCTGTGCGCCATCCACGCCAAGAGGGTCACCATCATGCCCAAAGACATCCAGCTGGCCCGTCGCATCCGCGGGGAGAGGGCTTAA